The Elaeis guineensis isolate ETL-2024a chromosome 13, EG11, whole genome shotgun sequence genome includes a region encoding these proteins:
- the LOC105056532 gene encoding 17.6 kDa class I heat shock protein, with amino-acid sequence MSSLIPWVGGRGVFDPFSVDLWDPWSTGNWLWDTSGRRTAGSDETSALARTNVDWRETATAHIFTADLPGVRKEEVKVEVEDGNVLRISGEKVKEEEDKTDTWHRMERRRGSFTRRFRLPENANMDDIRCSLANGVLTVTVPKKEVATTRNVRAIEIA; translated from the coding sequence ATGTCTTCTCTGATACCGTGGGTCGGAGGGCGGGGGGTGTTCGACCCCTTCTCCGTGGATCTGTGGGACCCCTGGAGCACCGGGAACTGGTTATGGGACACCTCCGGTAGGCGCACCGCCGGCAGCGACGAGACCTCCGCCCTCGCCCGCACCAACGTCGACTGGCGGGAGACCGCCACCGCCCACATCTTCACCGCCGACCTCCCCGGTGTGAGGAAGGAGGAGGTGAAGGTGGAGGTGGAGGACGGGAACGTGCTGAGGATTAGTGGAGAGAAGGTaaaggaggaggaggacaagACGGACACGTGGCACCGGATGGAGAGGCGGAGGGGAAGTTTCACGCGACGCTTCCGGCTGCCGGAGAACGCCAACATGGATGATATAAGGTGCTCGCTGGCGAACGGTGTGCTCACCGTCACGGTTCCCAAGAAAGAGGTCGCCACCACTCGCAACGTGAGAGCCATAGAGATAGCCTAA
- the LOC105056533 gene encoding shikimate kinase 3, chloroplastic, with protein sequence MMDASAALSFQSCPWIGFERTGGKTGGFLRFPSGFSEEWKVQTLRLGDSRCSRVAVRSRHQESRISCCYKKSGGTENFHNSVDEALILKKKSEDVLPYLNGRCIYLVGMMGSGKTTVGKILSEVLGYSFFDSDKLVEQAVGISSVAQIFKEHSEAFFRDNESKVLRDLSSMCRLVVATGGGAVIRPINWRYMKEGISVWLDVPLDALARRIASVGTDSRPLLHQESGDPYTKAFVKLTTLSEKRGKAYANADARVCLEHIAAKQGHDDVCALTPTAIAIEALIKIECFLTENAAVRNSLYLQ encoded by the exons ATGATGGACGCGAGTGCGGCTCTCAGCTTCCAGTCTTGTCCCTGGATTGGTTTTGAGAGGACTGGGGGGAAAACCGGCGGTTTCTTGAGGTTTCCGAGTGGATTCTCGGAAGAGTGGAAGGTCCAGACGCTTAGATTGGGGGATTCGCGGTGCAGCCGAGTGGCGGTTCGATCCAGGCACCAGGAGTCGAGGATTTCTTGCTGTTATAAGAAATCCGGAG GGACAGAGAACTTTCATAACTCAGTTGATGAGGCCCTCATACTAAAG AAAAAGTCGGAAGATGTTCTTCCCTACTTGAATGGACGGTGCATATATCTAGTTG GAATGATGGGATCTGGGAAGACCACAGTGGGAAAGATATTATCAGAAGTGTTAGGTTATTCTTTTTTCGACAG TGACAAATTGGTTGAGCAGGCTGTTGGAATATCTTCTGTTGCTCAGATATTTAAGGAGCACAGTGAGGCTTTCTTCAGAGATAATGAG AGTAAAGTGCTCCGGGACTTGTCTTCAATGTGCCGTTTAGTTGTTGCAACTGGAGGTGGTGCTGTGATTCGACCAATTAACTG GAGATATATGAAAGAAGGGATAAGCGTTTGGTTGGATGTTCCATTGGATGCTCTGGCAAGGAGGATTGCTTCTGTGGGGACCGATTCTCGCCCTCTTTTGCATCAAGAATCTGGTGATCCCTACACAAAG GCTTTTGTGAAACTGACCACACTCTCTGAAAAGAGGGGCAAGGCCTATGCCAATGCTGATGCAAGAGTTTGCCTTGAAc ATATAGCAGCTAAACAGGGTCATGATGACGTTTGTGCACTCACACCTACTGCTATCGCTATTGAG GCATTAATCAAGATTGAGTGCTTTCTCACGGAGAATGCAGCTGTTCGTAATAGTTTGTACCTTCAGTGA